A single region of the Malaclemys terrapin pileata isolate rMalTer1 chromosome 4, rMalTer1.hap1, whole genome shotgun sequence genome encodes:
- the CHRM4 gene encoding muscarinic acetylcholine receptor M4 isoform X2 has protein sequence MGFENSTGARALTPWGAPESMHNLSAQPWQMKMANLTYDNFTNGNRSEGDMQHPSNQYKTVELVFIATVTGSLSLVTVVGNILVMLSIKVNRQLQTVNNYFLFSLACADLIIGVFSMNLYTVYIIKGYWPLGAVVCDLWLALDYVVSNASVMNLLIISFDRYFCVTKPLTYPARRTTKMAGLMIAAAWILSFVLWAPAILFWQFIVGKRTVPERECYIQFLSNPAVTFGTAIAAFYLPVVIMTVLYIHISLASRSRVRRHKPEGKKEKKTKPLSFFKSPLIKQNNNNSPKRALEVKEEVRNGKVEDQPLAQTEAAGQQEEKETSNESSTVSITQTTKEKQVAEILPAGQGQSPAHPRVNPTSKWSKIKIVTKQTGTECVTAIEIVPAKTAANTLSNNRPANVARKFASIARSQVRKKRQMAAREKKVTRTIFAILLAFILTWTPYNVMVLINTFCETCVPETVWSIGYWLCYVNSTINPACYALCNATFKKTFKHLLMCQYRNIGTAR, from the coding sequence AATCCATGCATAACCTCTCTGCTCAGCCCTGGCAGATGAAGATGGCCAACCTTACCTATGACAACTTCACCAATGGCAACCGATCTGAAGGGGACATGCAGCATCCTTCCAACCAGTACAAAACAGTGGAGCTGGTCTTCATTGCCACGGTAACCGGCTCACTCAGCCTGGTCACTGTGGTGGGGAACATCCTGGTCATGCTGTCCATCAAAGTGAACCGCCAGCTCCAGACTGTGAACAACTACTTCCTTTTCAGCCTGGCCTGTGCTGACCTGATCATCGGGGTCTTCTCCATGAACCTCTACACGGTGTATATCATCAAAGGCTATTGGCCGCTGGGGGCCGTGGTGTGTGACCTCTGGCTGGCGCTGGACTATGTGGTGAGCAACGCCTCTGTCATGAACTTACTCATCATCAGTTTTGACCGATACTTCTGTGTCACCAAGCCCCTGACCTACCCGGCTCGAAGGACCACTAAAATGGCAGGGCTGATGATTGCAGCGGCTTGGATATTGTCCTTTGTTCTCTGGGCACCTGCCATCTTGTTCTGGCAGTTCATCGTTGGGAAGAGGACAGTCCCGGAGCGGGAATGCTACATCCAGTTCCTATCTAATCCAGCTGTGACCTTTGGCACAGCCATTGCTGCTTTCTACCTCCCGGTGGTCATCATGACTGTGCTGTACATTCACATCTCGCTGGCCAGCAGGAGCAGAGTGAGGCGGCACAAGCCCGAGGGCAAGAAGGAGAAGAAGACTAAGCCACTCAGCTTCTTTAAGAGCCCACTGATcaaacagaacaacaacaactCTCCCAAGAGGGCGCTGGAGGTGAAGGAGGAGGTGAGGAATGGTAAAGTGGAGGACCAACCCTTAGCACAGACAGAGGCTGCAGGTCAGCAAGAGGAGAAGGAGACCTCCAATGAATCCAGCACAGTCAGCATCACCCAGACCACAAAAGAGAAACAGGTGGCAGAAATCTTACCAGCTGGGCAAGGGCAGAGCCCTGCCCACCCACGGGTTAACCCGACCTCCAAGTGGTCCAAGATTAAGATTGTCACCAAGCAAACTGGTACTGAATGCGTCACAGCCATTGAGATTGTCCCAGCTAAGACAGCGGCCAACACCCTCTCAAACAATCGCCCAGCCAATGTTGCCAGGAAGTTTGCTAGCATTGCCAGGAGTCAGGTGCGGAAGAAGCGTCAGATGGCAGCCCGGGAGAAAAAAGTCACCAGAACCATATTCGCCATCCTGCTTGCCTTCATTCTCACATGGACTCCTTACAATGTCATGGTCCTTATTAACACCTTCTGCGAGACTTGCGTACCCGAGACAGTGTGGTCTATTGGGTACTGGCTCTGCTATGTCAACAGCACCATCAACCCAGCCTGCTATGCCCTCTGTAATGCCACTTTCAAGAAGACCTTTAAGCACCTTCTCATGTGCCAGTACAGGAACATTGGCACAGCTAGATAA
- the CHRM4 gene encoding muscarinic acetylcholine receptor M4 isoform X1, with protein MGFENSTGARALTPWGAPGLAFQKEPFAVGDPQSMHNLSAQPWQMKMANLTYDNFTNGNRSEGDMQHPSNQYKTVELVFIATVTGSLSLVTVVGNILVMLSIKVNRQLQTVNNYFLFSLACADLIIGVFSMNLYTVYIIKGYWPLGAVVCDLWLALDYVVSNASVMNLLIISFDRYFCVTKPLTYPARRTTKMAGLMIAAAWILSFVLWAPAILFWQFIVGKRTVPERECYIQFLSNPAVTFGTAIAAFYLPVVIMTVLYIHISLASRSRVRRHKPEGKKEKKTKPLSFFKSPLIKQNNNNSPKRALEVKEEVRNGKVEDQPLAQTEAAGQQEEKETSNESSTVSITQTTKEKQVAEILPAGQGQSPAHPRVNPTSKWSKIKIVTKQTGTECVTAIEIVPAKTAANTLSNNRPANVARKFASIARSQVRKKRQMAAREKKVTRTIFAILLAFILTWTPYNVMVLINTFCETCVPETVWSIGYWLCYVNSTINPACYALCNATFKKTFKHLLMCQYRNIGTAR; from the coding sequence AATCCATGCATAACCTCTCTGCTCAGCCCTGGCAGATGAAGATGGCCAACCTTACCTATGACAACTTCACCAATGGCAACCGATCTGAAGGGGACATGCAGCATCCTTCCAACCAGTACAAAACAGTGGAGCTGGTCTTCATTGCCACGGTAACCGGCTCACTCAGCCTGGTCACTGTGGTGGGGAACATCCTGGTCATGCTGTCCATCAAAGTGAACCGCCAGCTCCAGACTGTGAACAACTACTTCCTTTTCAGCCTGGCCTGTGCTGACCTGATCATCGGGGTCTTCTCCATGAACCTCTACACGGTGTATATCATCAAAGGCTATTGGCCGCTGGGGGCCGTGGTGTGTGACCTCTGGCTGGCGCTGGACTATGTGGTGAGCAACGCCTCTGTCATGAACTTACTCATCATCAGTTTTGACCGATACTTCTGTGTCACCAAGCCCCTGACCTACCCGGCTCGAAGGACCACTAAAATGGCAGGGCTGATGATTGCAGCGGCTTGGATATTGTCCTTTGTTCTCTGGGCACCTGCCATCTTGTTCTGGCAGTTCATCGTTGGGAAGAGGACAGTCCCGGAGCGGGAATGCTACATCCAGTTCCTATCTAATCCAGCTGTGACCTTTGGCACAGCCATTGCTGCTTTCTACCTCCCGGTGGTCATCATGACTGTGCTGTACATTCACATCTCGCTGGCCAGCAGGAGCAGAGTGAGGCGGCACAAGCCCGAGGGCAAGAAGGAGAAGAAGACTAAGCCACTCAGCTTCTTTAAGAGCCCACTGATcaaacagaacaacaacaactCTCCCAAGAGGGCGCTGGAGGTGAAGGAGGAGGTGAGGAATGGTAAAGTGGAGGACCAACCCTTAGCACAGACAGAGGCTGCAGGTCAGCAAGAGGAGAAGGAGACCTCCAATGAATCCAGCACAGTCAGCATCACCCAGACCACAAAAGAGAAACAGGTGGCAGAAATCTTACCAGCTGGGCAAGGGCAGAGCCCTGCCCACCCACGGGTTAACCCGACCTCCAAGTGGTCCAAGATTAAGATTGTCACCAAGCAAACTGGTACTGAATGCGTCACAGCCATTGAGATTGTCCCAGCTAAGACAGCGGCCAACACCCTCTCAAACAATCGCCCAGCCAATGTTGCCAGGAAGTTTGCTAGCATTGCCAGGAGTCAGGTGCGGAAGAAGCGTCAGATGGCAGCCCGGGAGAAAAAAGTCACCAGAACCATATTCGCCATCCTGCTTGCCTTCATTCTCACATGGACTCCTTACAATGTCATGGTCCTTATTAACACCTTCTGCGAGACTTGCGTACCCGAGACAGTGTGGTCTATTGGGTACTGGCTCTGCTATGTCAACAGCACCATCAACCCAGCCTGCTATGCCCTCTGTAATGCCACTTTCAAGAAGACCTTTAAGCACCTTCTCATGTGCCAGTACAGGAACATTGGCACAGCTAGATAA
- the MDK gene encoding midkine yields MQVRGLFLLLVLILLAAASEAGKNKKDKVKKNGSECEDWRWGPCTPNSKDCGVGYREGTCKEETKRLKCKIPCNWKKEFGADCKYKFESWGGCDAATGLKARSGTLKKALYNAECQETIQVTKPCSPKTKSKSKARKGKGKD; encoded by the exons ATGCAGGTCCGtgggctcttcctcctcctggtgctgATCCTCCTGGCTGCAGCCTCTGAGGCTGGTAAAAACAAGAAAG ACAAGGTGAAGAAGAACGGCTCCGAGTGTGAGGATTGGCGCTGGGGGCCTTGCACCCCAAACAGCAAAGACTGTGGTGTGGGCTACCGTGAGGGGACCTGCAAGGAGGAGACTAAGAGACTCAAGTGCAAGATCCCCTGCAACTGGAAGAAGGAGTTTGGAG CTGACTGCAAGTACAAGTTTGAGAGCTGGGGCGGGTGTGATGCTGCCACAGGTCTAAAGGCCCGTTCAGGCACCCTGAAGAAAGCCCTGTACAATGCCGAGTGTCAGGAGACCATTCAAGTGACCAAGCCCTGTTCTCCCAAGACCAAGTCAAAATCCAAAG ccaggaaagggaaggggaaggactaG